Below is a window of Arabidopsis thaliana chromosome 2, partial sequence DNA.
ttcactaCTCACCTCCTCAACCTCACCTTTACCAACACCTCTCCTAATCTTCTCCAACCCCGACAAAACCGCAGCTTCAATCGCACCAGGATCTTTCTCCTTATCCTCCTTAGTACTCAAGAAATTCCTACACTGAAACGTCAAATGCCCAACACGGCCACACTTCTTACAAGAACCACGAGCCTCATCGTTATTCGAACCCGTAATCCTAGCAAGAGCCAAAAGTCCCTGAAAACTCGCGTACGAGTTCTCGGGATCTTCGGTTTTCTGTTGTGTCGTCTTAGGCTCTTCTTTACTAGTTGGTGCATAAGGATCATAACCAATCGCACTCTGCCATATTCCATGAGTCTGAAGCGCTGCACTACTATGCACCCGATTGTTTGCGGGCATACGCACTCTTCCTGCTGTCGCCGGCATCTTttcgaaaccctagaaaaaacCTTCACAAACCTAAACCAATAACAGAGAAATATAGATTGATTAATACCTAACCAAATCAATATCTTCTCCAAAATACAATTACACAGAAATTTCACAACCCAATGAAATTACCCAGATTAAGCtgaaatctagggtttcaagCCCCAAATCATCAAAAGCTCACATACTAATTTGCCGATTAAAGGGATAGATCCTAaatgtgaaagaaaaactcaGAGATCCTAGGGTTCCAATCGATcctaaagagaaagagaagagtaaATAGTTTACCTGATTCGAGTGAAGGAATCGTTAGGAAGAAGCGACGGAGAGAGATGGATGAAGAAAAGGTTCAAACTTTGTTCTTCGCCAATGGCCTCTGAGGCAAAAAGGAAAGATTGGAAAGTCTCGAGGGTATATTATAAAGATTGGGAAATAGTTGGAACCGCCCTTTagcttttgttattttacatttatatcctccaaattttgtgtatttcatcatttttagttttgtcacATAATTCGGCTGGGCCTGGCTGCGTTGAGAGGGATTTGGGCTGGGCCTGGCTGAGTAGTTaatatgtgtttttcttttttactgcTGTAATCATCCATCATCAAATAGtaactgaaacaaaaaaaactccagataaaaaacaaacaaaactgcGCATTAgcttaatttaaatttagttaGTTTTGTGTTATCTTCAtgacaaataataaaatgaaataaaaactcataacTTGTTTATGATTAACCTCcaattaacaattttaattagCTCGAATATTCTCCTCTTAATCCTTCCCGCCACATTCCTCTCCGCATAACTATAACTAAATTGCGTTAATTCAGTTTTTCACCAGTTCATCACACACTAATCGTAATTAAcactataacaaaaaaaaaaaaaatccatatttAAGAACATCACTATGCATCCCCACAATTCAATAAACTCAAAtcaatttcacaaaattttccaataagccaatttaatttcttaaaataaaaaaatggcaTCAAGTTGTTGTGGGGATTACGTGGCGGCGGCGTCACCGGAGATGTCGACAGTGATGGGATCAGAATCAATCGTGTTGAGACTTCTTTGCGTCGTCTTTATTATCCTCTTCTACGGTTCTATTATTCTCCTCTGTTTCGTAATGTACCCGAAGCTACCAAAGGAAGAAATCGGCGATGAGGAAGCCGGAGAGCCATTACCTCCCGCCGTGAGACTCACGAAATGCGGCGGTGGAGACGGCGGAGACGGTGACGGAGTTAAAGCTGACGTGTGTGTGATTTGTTTGGAGGATTTTAAAGTAAACGACGTCGTTAGAGTTCTTGTGAGATGCAAGCACGTGTTTCACGTGGATTGTATAGATTCGTGGTGTTTTTATAAGCTGACGTGTCCGATTTGTAGAGCTCCGTTTCAATGGTTTGGTGGTGATTGGTAGAGGGAGAAGAGAgcaggtttagggtttaatgtTCGGTACGATCCGGTTTAATCCCAATTTCGATATTTTTACTGTCTTTGGGATTTAGAAATTTAAGAGGCGATCTTAAAGATTTCTCTCCGGGTATTTAAAACTGTGATGTATGTGTACATATTTATAGGAATGGACACTACCGATTAcggttttttttgtaacactATACCGATCATGGTTTGGTTTCAAAATTTGCGGAAATctaaatttatgttattaattttaataagaTCAAATTATAGAATAACACTTTAGGGtatgttaataattttataaattttttagcCTTTTGTATATTATCGCAAAACTTTGAAGATAATACATGTTAATTTTATCGACTAACATacttttattcaaataaaattattattcggtcattcaaaatattaaagtaGTTAACAATTATATGCATTATACTTACTTAGATAATTGTAgaaaatataactaattaaacaattttatCTGGTTTCCGTATatctttacattttttctgttgtttggttttagatcTTATTTATTGGACAAGTGGAACTTCCTTTTCTTCGTCTCTCCTTTcgttcttcctcttctttcaaaaatttcattGTAGAGGGCAATGTGGAACTTTAATTCAGTTGATCAAAATAGAATTCTATGTGTACTAGTACTAGTACTaggtatatgtatatgatttgATGCTGCTTTTGAGGATAACAGAACATATGTTTTATAGGAGTCATCTTGAACTAACAACTTAATGTCGTAActtatcaataaattaattatcaaCTTAATGTGGTAACTTATTAGAAGCACCTAAAGACTCAAAACAGtcttatatttgtttttctatgtttaGAATCTCAACTTTGAATATGTGAATTGTTTTCGTAAGATCTTTGCTTAAATTTTTGTCTAATTGTGGGTGATGATGTTGGTTTCGATGAGGTTAAGGATGACGAGTCTAATTGTGGGTGATGATGTTGGTTTTATGATTCTGATCAGGATGCTTCTGATGAAGgtgatatatataacatttccGTTTATTgtggattttgattctttgctTATTTcacaataatcaaaattatttttctttgtattgtCCGAGTCGTTTGTTACATACCACATATGTCTCGTAGTGTTTTATGGGCCGAAGCCTATCCTCCACAATTGAGGCTACAAAGGCACAACTTTTATGGACCTTTAGTCCTTTAGTCTTTATTTTcgagtttgtttttgtatcatgaattcttctttcattagtcttgtcttcttttattttttgctaaaaacatttttttacaaaagaatttgttgttcatttttgttgataaGATATGTCACATTAAAGGGAAAATTTGACAACTCTCTCTATACCTAACCTGCCTCTTAATAATTTCGATTTCGGCGTTGACTTTTGTGCAGACAAAACTAACAAAGTACATGTGAACCGTACGGAATAAGCATCATCATTTGAAGAGTCAAGCATCACTATATGTTCTACGGTGACATCATAACCCACTTTGACATTTGCTCCATCAATTTGTTTGACTTTTCATTAcattaatttctttctttctcttcgtCAACACCTTCCTTGCTTCTAGATGAAATCACATTTGAAGCTTATACGTACAAAATCAATGTTCTAGTATGTTTTGTTGCGTTTGACGTGATgatctaatttttaaaaaattgacttTTCATTGAccgagaaaaagagagagagtttatTCATCCTCTATGAGAATAACCAGTAAATGTAGTCGGATGGTAGCTGGATCTGATATAATggtgaatactgaatagaaTCGTCTATTGGAGGaattgaaaaatcaaatctagaaAAGTCTAATAACTTTGTCGGAAACATTTTGAATTAACCAATATATTTGTTAGGAGTTGTTATATACTAGTACGTCACAAGAAAAATCTAGCTTCGCATTAGtcaaattttttggttaatgaaaATTAATCTTTGCAGGGTATACTCATAACAGTTGGatagttaaaagaaaaaaaatggctaATATAGTTTCATGggattttgacatttttgcaattttcttacaaatggATGCATTGATCAAAGTTATGCAATATTCGTATgtggtaatatatataagctGGTGTCGATAATTCCTACACATGcaatagcttttttttttttgtcaaagctTAAAAGCATCGAAGTCTATTCTTTTCTTGAATAGTCACGAGCTAACATACAAGTACATGCATAATCTGATATTTTACGATAGAGCCGtgacaaaaagagaaagtaagAAAGATATTATACGATAGAAACTTGGAAATGGTTGAGAACCTTAAAAGTCAACAACCGGCCATCTGCTTATGgaccaattattattttttctttatttatcattttagaTGTCGGATATATAACGTTATGcaacattttcaatttattttatttctaaagatAAATTTTGGTTAGACAATTATTACAGAAAAATGCTTACACTTGCAAGGTTGTTTGCAGTTTTCAAAGTTAATCATTAATCAGGAAAACAGTAgttaaagtatatatatgattaatttaGAGATTAGTCAACAAAAAACACAGTATCAAGTAAATCGGTTTTGTTATCgtcatgaacaaaaaaaaaaacatttagtgCATgcaaaagtagaagaaacacTTGTTTGAACAATGAAATGTATGATTGGTAAAAGTAAATTTAAGATAGTATTTTTAACATGCTGATAAGTGTATATTCTAACCAAGCAaccaattttctttatatacgaagaaagaaatctttaatttctcgAAGACCATATTCGTATAAAAGTACAAccacaatttattttatatatgtatagtgTTTAatcggtttggtttatttgaatCATCCAAATAATATACtgacattaaaaaataaactaaaataaaataaaagagcaTTAATTATTTGAAGTTTGTCCCACTGCAATCAAAGAGTACAGGTCAAGTAAATCGATTGATTGGTGTATAGTATCTGGAAATTAGCCTTAATGTTGTATGACATAGAATGGTCCCTTTCTGAACATCATAACTCAGATGATCATTCAATATCTTTGTTGATTTACTCTAATCTGTGAAATTAACTAACTATAAAAACCAGCATCATGTTTTAATCTACTAATAAAGACCATTcaacatattaataaaatataatccGATGGTGACGACTGATGATCATAATACTAGTAGTAATGGATCAATCAAGAATCCTCTTTAGGTTAGAAAAATAGACTAATAACCAATTATAGAGTTATATTTAAGCTCAACAAAACCCACAATAGTACATTCTCGTTGGTTTCTTCttaatattatattgttgCTTGTTTTgtaccaacaaaaaaagtacGAACCACACACTTTCGATCGTGATTAGGCTTCTttcaacaaattttgattagtaaTATAATTAAACTATCATCGTCTACATAACATATGTTATCCGTTTCACTCAACCTATCTATGTTATCTCTTTGCGAATCTGGCGCGGGTACTTCAACTAGTGTAGAAAGAtactattcaaaaaaaaaaaaaaaatctaagatcACGAGATTaaacatgatatatatatgatgtttaacaataacaaagcggtttgttcaaaaaaataaagcgGTGCCGGTATGCTAGAGAGGAAAGCCTTGATAATTACGACCACAAGTTGTATGAGAAAAATTATTGGAACCTTTTGTATTTCATGACCCtgagaaaaattgaaaatttgactTAACGTGGAGTTTGCTAGAGAAAATGactcaacaaaattatatccCTAGCTTTGTTTTACGTCAAATTGTTACTCTCTTTTCAGTTGGTTCGCTAGTTTGATTTCCGGTATTAAGTTACTAAAAGCACATAATGATATTTCAGTTGGTTCTTGGTAATAAGTTTACACGAGACTTTTGTGGTATTAAAGTACATAATGATCttttaattagatattatTAAAGCAAAGGTGAAAAAAGTGGTTCGTTTACTGTTTTTACAATGTGACGACTGACAAGAAACATGGACGTGTTAGGTTGGATAGATAGCTAGATACTATCACGGGGCATTGTTTGATTCTTTCTGGCGAATAATATACacttattttgttctttttatatataccaaTTGAATCCTATAATCAATATAATATTAGTCCACTAACCACGAGCACTTTTTGCAGATTGACTTTCCAACGATTTATAATAGTAATATCTTCATAAAGAAATTCATTAGCATTCTACAATTTTCTTCATAAACTGGAAGTGACAACAATCGGACATAAAAATGATTCAACTTTTCCAtgacaatttttgtttctttggtgaAGAAattaatcttttctaaataaactttttttattgacCAAAAACAATGTATCTTTTAAAAGATTGCACGGATTCTATGGTTGAATATATTCTAGATTTAGTTTGTAATAGCATATCGTCAACTAGACATAAGTCTATATTCCTCACTAGCTCGtgttcctttcttctttcgtCACGGTTAGTTCAGATCCGGACAAGAATCCTGGATTgacaaaattttggaaatgGCTTAATTAAACTattgttttatctttcttaCAATTCTTTGAAACGGtgatatttcatataaaattctcaaaatttttaaattagtgTCGTTAAATTCTGTATTAGCAGCTCAACCAGTTAAATATAAAGCCACGTTTTGAGAGAATCGGATTATATCTGAAATTCGATACCAGTTACGAAGATTATAttacatttgattttgaagttgtaagataaaaaaaattagtgtcATTATTGTATGAACTTCGTGAAGTTTATTTATGTGCTTCACTTTTAGTTAATAATGTAATAtgtataacaaaaacaaacttgtaTGCCTATATTTAGTACAGGTGGATTGAATCGTATCAATGTCACGTAAaagttttatttggtttaatgtCTCACGTAAAAGTTGCTTTTACTTTTCAGGTGCCTAGCCGTGTTCAGAAATCAGAGACCAAAATCTTATGGGGGCAATATGATCAAATGTAATATACCAACAGTTAGTTAATGCGGATTGTTGACAAAGAAGAACATTTCATGATCGgatattgttgacaaaaaactACTGTAAGCcaaaaatgaacaaaagaaattaatgatAATTAAGTATAAGACTTGACAAAACCAAGCCGACATGAGCTGAGTCAAGTTCATGTCGTCAATGTTATAGTGATGATTGACGAATATCCAACGGCTGAGAATGATTGGACCGCAGTGGAATGGACTTTTAACTATAAAATGGGACGAATTATTCATGATTGCTTAATTGAAAATTCacattgttattttgttatttatttatcattaaaACTCtacttcttttctcttttagtcagttttgataaaatt
It encodes the following:
- a CDS encoding RING/U-box superfamily protein (RING/U-box superfamily protein; FUNCTIONS IN: zinc ion binding; CONTAINS InterPro DOMAIN/s: Zinc finger, RING-type (InterPro:IPR001841), Zinc finger, C3HC4 RING-type (InterPro:IPR018957); BEST Arabidopsis thaliana protein match is: RING/U-box superfamily protein (TAIR:AT5G41400.1); Has 7703 Blast hits to 7686 proteins in 274 species: Archae - 0; Bacteria - 0; Metazoa - 1826; Fungi - 508; Plants - 4325; Viruses - 47; Other Eukaryotes - 997 (source: NCBI BLink).); this encodes MASSCCGDYVAAASPEMSTVMGSESIVLRLLCVVFIILFYGSIILLCFVMYPKLPKEEIGDEEAGEPLPPAVRLTKCGGGDGGDGDGVKADVCVICLEDFKVNDVVRVLVRCKHVFHVDCIDSWCFYKLTCPICRAPFQWFGGDW